TCGTGGTACCAAGAAGTAGTGTAAGAAACCGAATCAATTATGGTACTTACATCGTTTCGCAAATAAATATGGTCACCACTATTATTCAAGGTAGGAAAGGAAGTTATACCCAACACATTTTGAAATCCCGCAAACAGCGCAACTGAAGTGCTGCTGCAAAGTACCACAAAGGAATCGGGTTGTAAAACATAATTTCCAATATTGGGAGTAAGCGTAAGCAAGGCATCATGAAAACTCCAATTGTTAAGGTTTATGGGAGCATTGCTGCGGTTAAATAATTCAATGTACTCGGCATTGGGCAAACCGGAAGTCGCATTTGGACTGGAATAAATTTCGGTAATAATTATATCTTTTGGAGCAACCGGAACAGGCGCAAAATAAGTGAAGTTGCTGGTATTCGGATTGATGTTATTACCCGAACAATCACTAATATTACTAAAGCTGAGCGAGTTGGTTTGTTGAGAAATAAGATTAGTTCCTAAGGTTAAATCAACGCAAGTTAAAGAGGCATTAGCAGCAACAGATAACGGATTTCCGACTCCATTATTGATACTATAATTCGCTGTATTTGCAATTTGACTAGCATCAATTGCCTCACTAAAACAGATAGTAACATGAAGTGAATCCGTTGCAATACTGCTAATTGCCGAAGGTGCGGTAACATCAGGAGCAATTGAAAAAACAGAATTTTGTGCACCAGGAGTACCACCCGTCAAATCGATTGAAGCAATCCAGTTCCCTGAGGGTGCACAGTTCACACTCAAATTCGGATTGATTAATTCCAAAGTCCAACCACCTTGTGCCTTTGTTGTATTTTGATACCAAGAATCCGAATAATCAACCGAGTCAATAAAATTTCCAAGATTGTTTTTCAAGTAAATTTGATTGCCACTGTTTACAAGTGATGGAAAAGAAGCAACTCCCATAACATTACTGTAAGCCGAAAACAAAGCCAAATTCGTGCTGGAACAAATTATTAAAAAGGAATCGGGTTGAAGCACATAGGCTCCAAGATTAGCAGGTGCAGCAACCGGATTGTCTGTAAAACTCCATTGATTCAAATCAATTGGGTTAGCACTTCGGTTAAAAATTTCTAGAAACTCTGCATTTGGCAAACCTACTAAAGGTGTGGGATCGGCCATTATTTCATTCACAATTACATCTTTAAATCCTGCAACAAAAACAGCAGTATAAGTAAAGGTTGTTGTATCGGCAATTAATGTGTTTGCAAATAAATCCTGGATACTGTCCACCACAATAGAGTCTAAAATTCCATTGGGGAAACTGCTCAAAAAACTAAGGTGAACAACTTCTAAACTTGATGCATCTCTTACAGCGCTTGCCGGACTACCAATACCATTGTTGACCGCATAATGCGTTGTGTTTTGGGCAGAAATGGGATCAAGCGCTTCGCTAAATAAAAGATCAACTTGAGTGCCGGATATTACGGTTGCGCTCAGCAAATCTGGCGCTGTTGTATCAACTACAGCCACCGGTGTAACCGTAAAATCATCAAAAAAATATTTGTTAAAATTTGCAGCAGAATAAGTGATTTTTACTCCAAAAAAAGCAGCTGTTGAAACCGCCGAATTAGTTACCGTTCCTTGCACGGCGTAGGCACTGCCGGTTCCTGTAAAGTCAGCTTCCAAGGTCCAGAGATTGCTTGCATTGCGTGTTACTCTTACTTTGGTAGGATTGTTTGATGAACTGGCAAGTGTGGTATTCGGGCCATCAATAATTAATGTAGCGGTTCCATTCACTAATTGATATAAGCAAACATCATCGCTTGTGTTTCCGAGCCTAACAAAATAGCCGTTTTGGGCAGTTAATAGGCTTGCAGAATCGGCTGCTAAAAAAACATCTATAAAATTTCCGGATGAAGTTGCCAGTTTTGGGTTGGCAAAAAATTCCCATTGTGCGTTTTGTGCTAAAGCAGATGACGTAGATAGGTAAATGGTAGTTGGTGTTACTCCGGGTCCATTGCTGTTGAGCTGTCCAGTTGTTATAGTCCAATCGGCTGTATTTCCAAGCCATGTGGGATTGGAAATAAAATCGCCATCTGTGAAATCATCTGAAAATTGGCAATATGCCCAAATAGGATGAAGAATAATAAAAAAAAGTAGAATTCGTTTCATTGCTTGCTGTTGCTTGAAGGGTAAATATAGTATTTTTGTGAAAGATTTTTTTTGGGAATTAAAATTTGGATTAATTATTCCATTAAAGTGTCCACAATTTTTGATATGATTTTAAAAGTACAGCCTATTTAATTAACTAAATCAAAGATAATCGAACATGAAAGTTGCAGTTGTAGGGGCCACCGGATTAGTGGGGACAATGATGATTAAAATTTTGGAGGAAAGAAAATTTCCTGTCTCGGAATTTATTCCGGTAGCATCTGAAAGGAGTATTGGAAAGAAATTGAATTTTAACGGGAAAATGTATCCTGTGGTCGGCATGGAGGAGGCAATTGCGATGAAACCGCACATTGCACTTTTTTCGGCAGGTGGTAATACTTCTTTACAGTGGGCGCCAAAATTTGCTGAAGCAGGAACAACCGTAATTGATAACTCATCGGCTTGGCGCATGGATCCTAATAAGCAACTGGTGGTGCCGGAAATTAATGCAGAAGTACTTACGCAAGGCGATAAAATAATTGCCAATCCCAACTGCTCCACTATTCAAATGGTAATGGTTTTGGCACCTTTGCATAAAAAATATCACATTAATCGTATTGTGGTTTCTACCTATCAATCGGTTACAGGCACAGGGGTGAAGGCGGTTACGCAGCTCATGAATGAACGTGCAGGCATTGATGGTGATATGGCCTATCCGTATAAAATTGATTTAAATGTTATCCCTCAAATAGATGTGTTTTTAGATAACGGTTATACCAAAGAGGAAATGAAAATGGTTAACGAAACGCGAAAAATTTTGAGAGACGATAGCTTGCGCGTTACCAGCACCACTGTGCGTATTCCGGTAATGGGAGGACATTCGGAAAGTGTAAATGTTGAATTTGATAAAGAGTTTGATATTAGCGAAGTGAAGCAAATTTTAAGTGCGTTTCCCGGAGTAGTTGTGGTGGATGATATTACACAATTAAAATATCCCATGCCCAAGGATGCACATAATAAAGATGAAGTTTTTGTGGGTCGTTTGCGGCGCGATGAATCACAACCCAAGTCGCTAAACATGTGGATTGTAAGCGATAATTTGCGCAAAGGAGCGGCAACCAATGCGGTTCAAATTGCAGAATATTTGAGTTAACAAGGGTTTGGTTTAGTATACTTGAACTTAACTTATTAAATGATGCAATTGCATGCTTTTATGATGATGGTTGTTAGATCAATTCATTGTTTTTTTGTGCTTTTAAATGAATGGATGATTTGCAATAAAGGTGACTTCCATTTCAAAAATTACTATTGCGATTCCCAATTAAAAATCCGTAATTCGAAATAAAAATCCGCTATGAAAGTGATTAGGAAGATTGTAAAATGGATTGTTATTCTCTTGGTGTTGCTTTCTTTACTCATCGTTATTACCGGAAAAAGCTACCTGTTTAGAGCCGTTGCAAATACTTACCTAAAGGGGCGTTCAGGACCTTCCATAAGTGAGTATAAAATATTCAGCAATCACAAAGTTGAGGTTGACTCAGCTCAAGAGTGGGTGCCTTCGCGAGATTACAATCTACAAAAATTATCGCCAGCACACAGGGCTGAGGTCGAAAAATATAAAACTATTGCATTCTTGGTAGTAAAAAACGACTCAGTAAAATATGAGGAATATTGGGATGGATATAGTGATACATCGCATACCAATTCGTTTTCGATGGGTAAAAGCATCGTTAGTATTCTTACCGGAATTGCAATTGATGAGCATAAAATAAAAAGTGTAGATGAGCCTATTGGCGATTTTTTGCCCGAGTACGCAAAAGGTGCGAATGCCAAAGTCACAATTAAGCATCTGCTAACAATGAGTTCGGGGATTAATTTTGATGAAAACTACGTGAACCCATTGGCCTATCCGGCAGCAGCATACTATGGGGATGATTTGCAAGCGCTTACATACAAATATCATGTAACCGAAGAACCCGGTAAAGTTTGGAATTATTTAAGTGGTAATACGGAATTGCTGTCTTTTATTGTTGCAAAAGCCACCGGAAAAAGCCTTAGTGTGTATGCTTCCGAAAAACTTTGGAAGCCAATGGGAGCAAGCCATCCGGCTTATTGGAGTTTGGATCATGAAGGAGGAGTCGAAAAAGGATACTGCTGCTTTAATAGCAATGCACGAGATTTTGCACGTTTTGGATCGCTTTATTTACATGAAGGGAACTGGAGAGGAAATCAATTGGTTTCGAAGGATTATGTGCGTCAATCAGTAACTCCTGCGAGTTTAATTGACGATAATGGTCAAAAGAACATTAAGTATGGTTACAGTTGGTGGCTTTTAACGTATAAGAATCACATAATTTATTATATGCGTGGAATTTTAGGGCAGTATGTATTTGTTATTCCCGATAAAAACATGGTGGTGGTGCGTTTGGGCCACAAACGCGACACCGAGAAGGTGAATGATCATCCAAAAGATGTGTATGTGTTTTTGGATGCAGCATTTGAAATGGATAAGTAGTTTTTTTAAATAATTATGATAAAAGATATTCCTGAATTAATTGTAGAAGATGTGGCCTTGGCCATTGTCAAAGAAGAGAATGAATTAGCAGAAACAATTTGGAACTCCTATTTAATTAACCTTAAAAACGACAAGCTCGACGCTGTGTTAGTGACTAGCACCGGTTATGGTTTTTTGAATGATGAAAAAGTAAATACTTCCACACTTCGTCATTTTTTAGACAGTGTTGAACCCAAATCATTTGTAAAGATTGAGCCAATAATCGAGGATGTATTCGGTTTGAACAATGAATACTGGGTAAGCTTTTATTTGGGTAAAAATCTTTACGATAAAAAATTTATTTTTCTTGCTGAAACAATCCTCGAAGAAAACTTAATTCATGTCCCTGTTATTAACAAAAGGGGAGTTATGATCAAGTAAATCAACCCATTAGTTTTCAACACCCAAGCCCAATTTTTAATGAAGTTGGCATCCCTATAATGGTAAGTGCCTGATTAACAGGTAAAAAACATCCAAAAAATAATTTTAGTATCATGTTATATTAGTTTAATCGTCGATTAAACTAATATAATTATCGATAAAACAGAAGTTAGGGGTGTGAAATACCTAACTTCGCAATCTCATTTTATCGATTAATGAAACCTATTGGTCGCTTAAACCGTAAATAGGTCAGGAAAATTAAAAAATAAACTACTTATTGTTTGTAAAAGCCCTCTAAATAAAGGGGTTAGGCAGTTAAGCATTTTTTTTACGATTCCATAAATTAAATCAAACTAAAATGAAAACACTAAGGTATTTTGAAAATCAAAACGCTAAAAAACAAAAAACCATGAAAACAAGTGAAACCTTTAAGAAAGTCTATCTTGCGCTATGCCTAATTATCGCAATTATGGCAAAAAATGCGAATGCACAAACACCATTGTTTTCGCAAAATTTTAGCAGCTCGAGCACACTTTCGAACTATGTGAGTGGCAGTCCAAACAACGGGCAGTTTAATGCTATAACTGTATCAGGTGGACCAACTGCTACCATAACAGCTAATGCGCTGCAATTTGTCCGCAGTGGAGCAGGGACAGCCAGCTTTGCCCGAACAACAAATTTTAGTCCTGTGCCATTAGGCATTATTTACAAATTCGACTTAACTATATCGAATAACAGTTCAACCAATACGGTTGCGAGATGGCAGGTTGGGGATGGGTTCAGCACCTCTAATAGTGTTCAAAGTAGTAACGATTGTTATGCGCAATTTGCAATTGATTTTAGAAGCAGCAATAATTATAGAATTAATGATGTTACCAATGGTGATACATATTCCAATATAAGTGGATCGGTTAAAACCGTTACATGGGTATTGAATAATTCAGGAAATACATTATCGTATAATGCCCCTGATGGAACTGTTAAAACAGTTTCCAACAATCGAACAGATCTTTGGGTAGGTACAACACGCTACATTAGCGGACAACAAGTGGATGATAATGGAAATATTGAAGATATAAAATTTGTTTATTCAGGATCGTCAGGCACGATAACTATGGACAATATTAGTATTACACAGTTCATTCCAATTGTTACCACACAACCTAGCGCCTCGGTTACAGCTTGTGTTGCAAATTCAGTATCTTTTTCTGCAGCAGCAAGTGGCTTACCTACACCAACTGTTAAGTGGCAAAAAAACATTAGTAGTGTTTGGACCGATATCTCCGGTGCTACTTCATCTACTTATACAATACCATCTCCTGTTAGTGGCGATGCAGGACAATACAGAGCATTATTCACCAATAGTGAAGGTGCAACACCGAGCAATACATCCACACTTACGGTTAACGCAAGCCCAACAGGGGGCGTTGTAAATTCAAGTACATCGGTATGCAGTGGAACAAATAGCGGAAGCGTAACACTTACAGGCAATACTGGTACTGTGCAAAAATGGCAATCTTCCACCAATGGCGGCTCAAATTGGAACGATATAAGCAATACCAGCAATAGTCAAAACTACTCCAATATAACGTTAACCACAATGTACCGCGCTGTTGTCATAAGTGCAGGTTGTACCGCAAATTCAGCATCCGCAACAATTACTGTTAATCCATTGCCAACGAGCTATAACGTTACCGGAGGCGGAGCTTATTGCGTTGGTACTTCTGGAAAATTAGTTGGATTAAGTAATTCACAATCGGGTGTAAATTATCAATTAAAGTTGGCTGGTGTAAATGAGGGATCACCTCTTGCCGGAACCGGTAGTTCAATTTCGTTTGGGAATCAAACAGGGTTGGGTAATTATACAGTTCAAGCCACTTTTGTTTCCACCGGATGTACCGCCACTATGAATGGTGCTGTATCCATCACTACTGTTCCAAATCCAACAATTAGCTTGGCTAAAACAGCAGACCCAAGTTGTTATGAGGCAGAGTTAACTGCCACTAATGCAGGCGGAACAATGGGTCCGGTAAGTGCAACGAATTCTACATCTGCAACGATTTCCAGTTCAGGAACACCTACAATTACCCGAACTATTACATTACCTTCAGGAATAATGAGTGCTGCATCAAAACTAACTCTAACATTAAACATTGATCACAGTAGAGTTGGAAATTTGGTTGCTACTTTAATTAGTCCATCTTGTGGCCAAACCGTTATCTTTAATCGTCCTGGCGGAACTACCAACCAAGATAATTTAATAAATTCAGCCGATTATGTATTCACTTCTTCAAGTTCAACAACGTTTCCTGGATCAAGCGGTGGAAATGTGCCTACCGGAACTTATCAAGCAACCTTTACTGGGCTCACTTTTCCATGTAATAACGTTGCAGGAGTTTGGACTTTACAAATTGAAGACAAGGAAAATAATGGAGGAGGCGATTTAAACAGTTGGTCGCTTTCTATTAGTGATGCTTCCGGATATACCACTGTATTTAACGGCCCCGCTACGATTGGTGCTGTGTCCTATCCTTCAATTTCAACAGCAAAAGTAATAGTTTCTCCACTCAATGGAATGAATAATTATACAGCCACAACAACAGATTATTTGGGCTGTGTTTCGGCTACTTCTAACATCGTTTCAGTAAATATATCTCCATCAATCACTATTATTGACCAACCGGTAAGTCATCCAGTTTGCATTGATCAAACAGCAACCTTCTCGGTTCTTGCAAACGGTACAGGATTAACGTATCAATGGCGAAAGGGGACTACACCAATAGTAGATGGGGGCCGATTTTCAGGGGCATTAAGTAATACACTGACTATCTCAAATACACAAATATCAGACGCTGCTAGTGATTATAACGTGATTATTAGTGATGCCAATTGTTCACTTAATTCTTCAAATGCTGAGCTTACAGTTAACAGTTTACCGAATAGCCCAACAGTAACTCCAACCAGTACTACAATTTTTCTGGGTGGCATGGAAACGTTAACCGCTCAATTGAGCTCAGCTAATGCAACATTTGGCACAGGTAATTCAACAAATAATTCAACAAGTTTTCCGGCAAGCTTAGGAACCTATTATGGAGGAGCTAGACACCAAATCTTAATATTGGCTTCAGAATTAAGTGCTCAAGGAATACTTGCAGGAGAGCAAATAAAGAGCCTTTCATTTGATATCTCAAACACAAACAATGCTGACCCTATGCAGAATTATACCATCAGCATTGGAAATACTGCTCTTAATACGTTAACTTCAAGTTTTGTGAATGGGTTAACACAAGTGTATTCGAATGTGTCCTATACAGCTTTAAATGGGGTAAATGATTTTGTGTTTTCAAGTCCTTTTACTTGGAATGGAACCTCAAATATTATTGTTGAAACAGTGTTTAATAATAATTATTTGGGTACAACCGCACATCCTAATTGTGCCGTAAAATATACTACAACTGCTGGTTTTACAAGTGTAAATTATTCGAGAGCTGATAATGCAGGTGCTGGAAATGCTCCAATTTTGGCACTTACCTCAAACGGCACAAGCAACAGAAGACCCAATATGGTAATTGGACATAGTATGCCGGTTTCATTCGATTGGAGTCCGGTAACAGGATTATTTACAGATGCAGGCCTAAGCAACCCATATGCTGGAGGAAATTACGATGTGTTATACGCACAACCAAGCACAACAACAAGTTACGCAATTAACACAATTTCTTCACAAGGTTGTTCTTCAGCAGCAGCAGCAACAGCGATTGTGAATGTAGTAACCACACCGCCAAATTGTGTTACGTCAACAGTTAATGGTGCAGCCTGTATTACTTCGGCAAGTTTAAGTTGGACGGCTGCCACCAACTATCCGTCTGGGTATTATATTTATGTTGCAAAAGATGACCCAATGACCGATTTTATTATTTACATGCAAGATGTAGGGAATAATTTAAGCTTCAATCTCCCTTTGTTGGAGGCCAATACTACCTATTATTATATAGTTGCTCCATACAATTCAATTGGAGAAAACACAAGCTGTGTTGCGAGTTCGTTTGTTTCAGGTATAAGTCAGGCGGTGACTCCAACTCAAAATCCTAACTCCTACACACTAGGGGCTGAGGGTGTAACTGTACCGAATTTGCCTTGTGGTGTAACCAAAGAAAATTATGATGGAATGGGTACCAGTTCTTGGTACACTTCAACTACGGCGCCACAAAGTGGAACCAATCATATGCGTATTGATAAAAATTCAGATAATGCTACATCGTTGGATGATTGGTTCTATTCACCGGCAATTAATGTTACAGTTGGAAAGGTGTACCGCATATCTTGGTATGATAGAATAGCCAATGGATCTGTTAATGAAACATATAAAGTTTATATTTCCAACTTAGGAGATGCCTCAACAATGGAAGGTTCAGCACCTAGTTATATTGGGAATGTTAACACTACTACCTATACTAAAAGAACAGCTACAGATTATCTAGCAACCGGGACCGGACAAATTTATTTTGGTTTCCGTGCTACAAGTCCTGGTGGAGTTAGTCAAGGAAGTATTTTTATTGATGATATTCAAGTACTTGAAATTCCAGTTCCTGCATTAATCCCAACTTCTTGCACCACACTTCCAAGTATGTACAACCAAATTTATGTTCAACCTGTATTAGGGGCTACAAATTACCGCTATAAAATTGTAGGAACCGGTGGTCAGTCAGGTTATAGTTTTGAACATTACCGTAACAATTCTAACATTGACTACCGTATGAAATGGGCACCAGGGGTTATTTATGGAAATACATACAATATTTCTGTGGCTTATTATAAAAATGGTTCTTGGAGTCCTTACGGTGCTTCTTGCCCGGTGACGTTAGGAGCGTTTCCGCAAATTAAATTGCGCGATAATTCAGCAACAGTGGCAGGTCCATGTGATTATACCATTGATGATTTGAATGACAGATTTCTTACTGATTCAGTATCAGGAGCGAATGATTATGAATATAAAATTGTAGAGAATGATGGCGGAAATACATTTGATTATGATCATACTTGGAGAAGAGGCAATGGAAATTTAGATTTTCGCTTAGTATGGGCATATCAATCTTCCCCGCTTATTGATCGTGTTCGATTTGGCTATAGTTATGATGTAATGACAAGGGCATTGGTTGGTAAAACAGGCCAAAATTTTGGAAGCAGACCAGGAGAATGGGGCCCATTTGGTGTTGCGTGTAAGTTAGACCTAACTCAGGTTTCTCCTACAACTTCATTAACCAATTGCAATGTCACTTTGACTTCGTTAAATGATCAAATATTTACAACTCCTGTTACAGGTGCAACAAATTATGAGTATGAATTTACAGCTCCCGGATATACTGTTGTGGCATACAGAACGAATGGGAATACTGATTTTCGTTTAACCTGGATTCCAACCTCTCCAATGACACCGGGTGGAGTAAAATATGCTACTACTTATTCGGTGCGTGTAAAACCGTATGTTGGAGGTGTTTGGTTAAATTATGGTGCTCCTTGTTCCGTTACAACTCCAGCGCCGCCATCAACATCGATATTAGATATTTGTGGCACTACACTTGGGGTAGGACGCTTTGGCGCCTTCTTAAATTGTACTGCAGTACCGGGTGCTAGCATGTATTCATATAGAATTACCAATGTGGGTGGAGTTCCTTATCAGAAAGTGTTCTATAATTATAATTCCAACACAACTTTTAGTTTAGCGAGTACCTTGGTATGCTGTGGACAACAAAACATGTTGCCCAATTCACAATACACTATCGAAGTAGCATATTATGCAGGAGAATGGAGTGCATTTGGCCCGGCATGTAGCTTTACAACCGGAGCAACAATACCACGCTACTCACCATTTTCGACAGAAGGAGAAAGCACAGCAACGGGCGTACTTAATTTGAATGTTTACCCGAATCCTGCAGCTGTTGATAAACAATTGACAATTGAATTGCAAGGCATTGAGACAGCAGGTGAACAAGTTGAGTTTTCAATTATTAATATAGTGGGAGCTAAAGTATTTACTTCTAATGTGAATACACAAGACGGTGCAATCTTAACTATAAAGCCGGAAGTTGTGTTGACTGCAGGAGTTTATATGGCAGAAGCACTAACGAATGGTTCAGTTTATAGAGTGAAGTTCGTAGTACAATAATTAAAATAAAATAAAAAAGCCCTCATTAACGATTCTGTTAATGAGGGCTTTTTTGTTAGGTACCACTAGGTTATTTAATCACAACTTTTTTGTTTGTAATACTATTTGTTGAGATAAGTTGTAAGTTATATATGCCTTTTGAAAAAGCACTTACATCAATAGTTTTTGAAAACTTGCCTGAAAAATGATTCAGGCTTTCAGCAAAAACTAATTGTCCGTTCAAATTAAATAGTTTAATCTGTGTGTTTTCGGGCTCATGATTGATAAATGAAAGGGTTAATTTATCACTAGCAGGATTTGGAATTGCTGATAAACTTAGGTTTTGAGAAATTGATTTTACTGATAATGGATAATCAATATAAGCAATGTAGTCTTCTGTCTCGCCATATCCATAAGTACCACATGGGCCAAAAGAATTCATGGTTTCGCTTAAAACAGCCCTTAGTCCGGTGTTTCCAATTGGGGCATTCACCGGAATTGTTACCAAGCCTTGCATTAAGTTACCACCTGCAGCGTTGTTTGTAGTATCCGTAAATACAACTTCAGTTGAATCATAAAGGCCATCTTGATTATAATCGAGGTATACCTTTAGTATGCAGATATAAAAATTAGCGGAACTATTAATTTGTACTGCTTTAATTGGGTAGCTTGCTCCTTGGCTATATGAAAAAGCACCGAAAACGGTGTAGTCCGTGTATGTTTTGTTAGAAGTTGGATTGTTTAAGGCTGAAGTATCTCCGCTAATTAATAAAGATCCAAACTCAAACCATCCTAAATCATCATCGGCAGCTGAGGTTGGATAGGAGGCACAATAACATTGATAAAATGGTTTTAATGCAATTGAAATCGGAGTGGAGTTAACTGCGTTTCCAGAGCAAGTAACTTCGCATCTGAAAGATGTTGCTCCAATAACAGGAACTGTTGCATTTTGATTTGTTGCACCAGCAATATTTGTCCACGTTACATTATCAGGCGAGGATTGCCACTGGTAAGTTTGGCCAATACCAATTGAGTTTCCGGATAGGGATAAGTTAATGGAACTTGAATCACACACCAAAATAGCACTTGCTAAAGTTATGCCAGCTGTAGGGGGAGCAATACATGGAGTTGCACTAAGAATGTTCACAATATAATCTTCTGTTTCGCCATATCCATAAGAGCCGCAAGCACTTTGGGTAGCAGAACCATTTTCTCTCAAAACAATTCTCATTCGAGTATTACCACTCAAAGCGGTAAGTGGTATTGAAATATTTCCATTCAGTACGTTTGCTCCTATTGCGTTGTTGGTTTGTCCGATTGCAGACACCTCCGTGGTATCAAAAACCCCATCCTGATTAAAATCGATATGTACCGTGGCGAAACAAGAATAGAATGTTCCGGAATTAATTTGAGTAATTGATATAGGGTATATTAATCCTTGGAGTAAATCAGTTGGAGGCAATGAAGTAAAATCTGTATAGGTATTAACGGAGGTTGGGTTTGCAAGCGCCGGGCTACCTATCCCATTATTTAAGCTTGCAAGCGTAACATTTCCAATATCATCATCAAGTGAACTGTTTGAAAAGGAGGCGCAATAACATTGATTAGCTGGGTTTACACCAATAAAAAACGGTGTAGAAGTTGCTGATTGTGCACTACAGGTTACGATGCATTGGAAATACATCGCAGCAGTAACCGAATCAACATAAAAAGAATTAGTAGCACCAATAATATCTGACCAAGTAATGTTATCAGGTGATGATTGCCACTGGTAGGTTTGTCCTGAACCAATGCTGTTACCATTTAGTGATAGGGTAATGGAGGTAGATAAACAAGCACTTGCAGCAGGGCTAAAGGTTGTGCCGGCTGTTGGAGGTGCTACACATGGACTACCGGCAGCAATGGTTACTGTATAATCCTCAGCTTCACCACTTCCAAAATTGGTGCAGGCATCGGTTGCACCATTATTATTTCCGTTAGCACGGCTGCGGATCCTCATACCGGTGCTTCCGGTAAACGCTCCGAAAGGGATTGTTAAAGCGGCTGAATTAACATTACCAGCAACAGAAGTTAAGCAAACTTGAAACCACTCGGATGCATCATAAACTTGATTATTGTCATAATCAATCCAAACTGAAATAATGTTATTGGCGGTTGTAGTGATGTTAATTGCATAGGTATTACCCTGAGTTAAAGTTGCAGTAGTATTTCCAGAGGCAGGAAATACTGTAAGTGTGTTTGCAAAGGTGCCGGTGCAAGTATTTGCCGTATTAACTAATGTTGTTCCAACAATTTCAACATCCGTAATTTGATCTGTTCCACACCCTGCACCGCCTAAATTTGTTACGCAGTATTGGGCATTGGTAGATTGGTAACATGTTAACATGATACCAACTAATAAAGAGAAGTAATTTTTTATCATAAAGTTATTTTGAGGTTAATTCATGCAAAAATAAAAAAAGTCCCGGCTACCCGAGACTTTTTTTATTAACTGTGTGCGAAAATCAGCGCTAAAGTCCCTCAAAATGGGATTCAGCAAGCGGAAAGAATTTTTAATTTATTCGATAACCACCTTTTTATTGGTTATTCCACTAGTTGTGATTAGTTGTAAGTTGTAAATTCCTTTAGCAAATGAAGATACATCGATTGTTTTTGAATATGTTCCAGAGAAATTATTTAAGCCTTCTGAGAAAATTATTTGGCCATTCAGGTTGGTTAATTTTACCTGAGTATTTTCA
The sequence above is a segment of the Bacteroidota bacterium genome. Coding sequences within it:
- a CDS encoding T9SS type A sorting domain-containing protein, producing the protein MIKNYFSLLVGIMLTCYQSTNAQYCVTNLGGAGCGTDQITDVEIVGTTLVNTANTCTGTFANTLTVFPASGNTTATLTQGNTYAINITTTANNIISVWIDYDNNQVYDASEWFQVCLTSVAGNVNSAALTIPFGAFTGSTGMRIRSRANGNNNGATDACTNFGSGEAEDYTVTIAAGSPCVAPPTAGTTFSPAASACLSTSITLSLNGNSIGSGQTYQWQSSPDNITWSDIIGATNSFYVDSVTAAMYFQCIVTCSAQSATSTPFFIGVNPANQCYCASFSNSSLDDDIGNVTLASLNNGIGSPALANPTSVNTYTDFTSLPPTDLLQGLIYPISITQINSGTFYSCFATVHIDFNQDGVFDTTEVSAIGQTNNAIGANVLNGNISIPLTALSGNTRMRIVLRENGSATQSACGSYGYGETEDYIVNILSATPCIAPPTAGITLASAILVCDSSSINLSLSGNSIGIGQTYQWQSSPDNVTWTNIAGATNQNATVPVIGATSFRCEVTCSGNAVNSTPISIALKPFYQCYCASYPTSAADDDLGWFEFGSLLISGDTSALNNPTSNKTYTDYTVFGAFSYSQGASYPIKAVQINSSANFYICILKVYLDYNQDGLYDSTEVVFTDTTNNAAGGNLMQGLVTIPVNAPIGNTGLRAVLSETMNSFGPCGTYGYGETEDYIAYIDYPLSVKSISQNLSLSAIPNPASDKLTLSFINHEPENTQIKLFNLNGQLVFAESLNHFSGKFSKTIDVSAFSKGIYNLQLISTNSITNKKVVIK